GTTTGTGCTGTTATTTTGGTAACTACTGGAGGTGCTTTTATGCTATCTATCCACGTTAAGAATTCTCCTTTATTCTCACTTCCACCATCAGATAAAATATTAATGGGTTTTACAGCATTGTATAAACCGTACTTTTCAAAAGTCTCTTGAAAAAGTTTTTTAATAAACTCGCTTCCAGCTTTTCCATTAGTAGATGCTTTGTGTAATATCGCTTTAGAAAAATTGTCTTTTACAAAAGCTACTTTTTGTATTCCGTCTTCTACTGTATTCACGTTAGTAATATCCACATGTAACCAGCACAAACCAAAGACTTTCCTTTTTCGAATTCTATGTCTGAGAGTACACACAGTATTTATAAAACTGAATTTCTACATGGAAAATATTCTCTTAATGAAAAATCACATCTTAAAGATTTAGAACGTTTTGTTGAATATTATAATTACCATAGATTTCCCACAGAATTATATGGATTAGCTCCTATGGAAGTCATCCTTGGCAAAATTCCCAACAAACATTTCTTCAGAGAAAAAATACAGGATGCTAGAAAAAATAGAGTACGAACCAATCAAGAATTTAATGCTTGTGTAATTCCTATAGGGTGTAATTCTTAAAATACTTCAAATAAACTCATTTCCTAGATAACTCTGGTTACGATTATATAAAATTCACTTTATAGTCATGAAAGAACATAGAAATATCCACTATTAAATATTCCTATGTCTTTATAAATTTTCAACTTATGTCATTTCCTTAAAACCCTTGTCATTATTGGAAAGTTCCAATGTTGGAACCTTTTTGTCGTGGTTTTAATAGTGTGTGCCTAGTAACGTTTCCAGTCTTGTTTTTGATAGTTGTGGAACAGTAATATTTGATTGGGTTTTAGGCTTAATTTTCTTCCTCTATTCTTGGTGTTTCCCTTAATATTTACTGTTCCATTTTCAAGGTTTATATCGCTTGTTTTTAGTTGTGAGATTTCCAGAACGGTCAGAGCTTGGTAGATTAAAAGGCTGATTATTATCTTATATCTTTGCTGATGTTCCCCATTTTTACTTTGCCAGTTGTCGTACAGCTCTTGTAGTATTTCTTTTGGGTAAAGGCTTTCTACTTGGATTTGTCTATTGATTTGGTCTTTTCGCTTTCCGGTGGCGACTAAATACCGGTAATATATTTTGATGGCAAACAGGTTGTTACGAAGTGATTTGGGATGTAAATTTTGTTCTCTTAATAATCCGATGTAATCCAAAACGTCCGTGTAACTTGCTTTTTCTGCTCGTTCTCCAACCGCCAATAAATACCGATTGATGATATTTTTATAACTGTTTACAGATGTTTGGCTGTATTCGTTTTGTAGATATTCCTCTAACTTCATCACATTAAATTGTCTAACTGTTTTCTGCTGATATGGGTATAAATTTGGGTGGTTTCTAATTGGCTGTGTCCTAAAAATAATCTCACTTGCTCTACTGGTATTCCTTGTTCTAAAAGATGTGTTGCGATTGAGTGCCTTAAATTGTGTATGGTTATTTCCTTATCTTTTATCTCTTGGTTTTCGGTTCTTTCTACCAATATTTTTAAATGCTTGTTGTACGTTCCTTTCTGCATTCTTCCACCTCTTGAGTGCAACATAAAAGCACTTTCCTTTGGATTGTAATCTCGTCCTTTGGTTAGGCTTTCCCTTTCATTGTAATAGTAATCCGCCAAGTCTTTAACTACTCCGTTTGATAGTGGTACAACTCTTCTTTTATTGCCTTTTCCTTTTGGGATGATGATTATTTTTTCTCGTAGTCTGATGTCCTCAATATTGCAGTTTACAAGCTCTCCAACTCGCAGACCACATCCGTATGCTAAACTTAAAATTGCTCGTTCCTGGGCGGTTTCTGATGCTTTGTAAAGTTGTTTGATTTCTTCCTGGTCTAATACGGTTCTTTCTTCTCTTGCTTTTGGGTATGGGAACTGCAAGGATTGGTTTTTACTTTGCCCTCATTCTGCAACATTATAAAAAGGTCTCGGATAATTCGCATATGGCTATGCGTTGTTTTTTGGCTTAATATTCCGCCTGTTGTCTTGTTGGGTCTTTCGCTGATGTACTGATAGTAATTTGTAATTTCTAAAGCTGTGATTTTGGTAATATTCAATAATCCTTTTTGCTCTAACCAGTTTAAGAACTCACATAAATAATTGTATCTTGATTTGCATCCTTTGGCATTGTAGCCCAATCTTAAAAGGTATCTGTAAAAGCTTTCTGCCAGTTTTTGGTAATCTTCGTTTATGACTATGATGTTTTTCGGTCTGCCCATACACACTTACT
This window of the Flavobacteriaceae bacterium genome carries:
- a CDS encoding IS3 family transposase — encoded protein: MSESTHSIYKTEFLHGKYSLNEKSHLKDLERFVEYYNYHRFPTELYGLAPMEVILGKIPNKHFFREKIQDARKNRVRTNQEFNACVIPIGCNS
- a CDS encoding tyrosine-type recombinase/integrase, yielding MQFPYPKAREERTVLDQEEIKQLYKASETAQERAILSLAYGCGLRVGELVNCNIEDIRLREKIIIIPKGKGNKRRVVPLSNGVVKDLADYYYNERESLTKGRDYNPKESAFMLHSRGGRMQKGTYNKHLKILVERTENQEIKDKEITIHNLRHSIATHLLEQGIPVEQVRLFLGHSQLETTQIYTHISRKQLDNLM